The Neobacillus sp. PS3-34 genome has a window encoding:
- the argJ gene encoding bifunctional ornithine acetyltransferase/N-acetylglutamate synthase, whose translation MVPLKLNDEMIILEKERPTLPKGFKAGGMHCGIKRKRLDLGYLVSEVPAAAAGVYTTNTFQAAPLIVTQKSIAVEKKVSAILVNSGNANACTGEQGLLDAYEMQKEFAKELGVENHLVAVTSTGVIGELLPMDCIKTGIKQLLQTEHEDENKFMQAILTTDTCTKNIAVEIEIDGKRVKIGGAAKGSGMIHPNMATMLAFITTDANIEQDELLLALREVTNRTFNMITVDGDTSTNDMVLVMANGLAGNDKLTDSHPDWDTFVSGLKYVCESLAKQIARDGEGATKLIEVQVNGAANTEDARAIGKSIISSNLVKTASLWNRPELGKNCVSCRI comes from the coding sequence ATGGTGCCGCTAAAATTAAATGATGAAATGATTATATTAGAAAAAGAAAGGCCCACCTTGCCAAAAGGGTTTAAAGCTGGTGGGATGCACTGCGGGATAAAAAGAAAAAGGCTGGACCTTGGCTATCTTGTCTCTGAAGTACCGGCAGCAGCAGCAGGTGTATACACAACGAACACTTTTCAGGCAGCTCCCTTAATTGTTACACAGAAAAGTATTGCGGTTGAAAAGAAAGTCTCTGCCATTTTAGTAAACTCGGGAAATGCGAATGCCTGCACAGGGGAACAAGGATTATTGGATGCATATGAAATGCAAAAGGAATTTGCCAAGGAGCTTGGGGTGGAGAATCATCTTGTTGCTGTAACGTCTACCGGAGTCATCGGCGAATTGCTGCCTATGGACTGTATAAAAACAGGAATTAAACAGCTGCTGCAAACAGAACATGAAGATGAAAATAAGTTTATGCAAGCCATTTTAACAACCGATACGTGCACAAAAAATATTGCCGTCGAGATTGAAATTGACGGAAAGCGAGTGAAAATCGGGGGTGCTGCAAAGGGTTCGGGAATGATTCATCCCAATATGGCCACTATGCTCGCCTTCATTACGACCGATGCAAATATAGAACAAGATGAACTGTTATTGGCTTTAAGAGAAGTGACGAACAGGACTTTCAATATGATAACGGTTGATGGCGATACCAGTACAAATGATATGGTTCTTGTTATGGCGAACGGCCTTGCAGGCAATGATAAATTGACTGATAGCCATCCGGACTGGGATACATTCGTCAGCGGCTTAAAGTATGTTTGTGAATCACTGGCCAAACAGATTGCGAGAGATGGTGAAGGAGCGACAAAGCTGATTGAGGTCCAGGTAAATGGGGCTGCCAATACGGAAGACGCCCGGGCAATTGGAAAATCTATCATTTCCTCCAATCTCGTGAAAACGGCCAGTCTATGGAACAGACCCGAACTGGGGAAGAATTGTGTCAGCTGTCGGATATAG